The Cryptomeria japonica chromosome 9, Sugi_1.0, whole genome shotgun sequence DNA segment GTTCCCCGCTAACTATTTCATAATTCGCCTAATAAGAAATGCCCTTCATTTAAAAATTGGACACGTGGAGCCTCAAGAATCTATCTTGGAATGACACATAGCAGGAAGGTGGGCAATTTCATCTTTCAAAAAATCCGGCAACCCAAAAAGTCCCGCGAAGCTACCACATATCTTTAAAATACACGTCCTAACAAAAGGTGAGCAAGGGTCTGCAGGGAAAAGAGAAACGATAACATGTGGTGTTTGGGCAAGGATTCGAGGTTAAAGGAAAAAGAAACCATCAAAAGGGTGTGTCTTGCCAACATGTGGCAGGGGTGCACGAACTGTAGACCAAAACGACCACGACCGAGAAGAAATAAGTACTTAagccaaaaatgaaaggaaaaaccTTCGCAATCACGATGTGAATTATAAATTCACACCTCTCAAACAGAGTAATTTTTCCCATCAAACTTCGGTGCTTTATAATTAAATTCTTGTGTCATTCTAAATCTTCCTTTGAGTGGTTAAGATTCTCTAAGAGGAACCTCACTCTTAGACCAATTTTTTAACACACCACATGACTGAGAGGGGGGATCGAATCAGTCCAAACCTCAAAATACTCTACTTCTGATATTTTCAGATTCAAATCATAATTAAATTATTACTATaaatatgaaacatgaaagcacagagaacaataaacacatgaacactagattaaTGTTGAAAACCCTACACAAGGAAAATccacagtgagaatcacactcaaaatatgaataattgattacaatattttaggaTCAAGCCCAAGTAGCTCACTACACTTGATTGGACCTACAATACTGAGGCAATGCTAGGTCAAGATACAAGGGACAAAAAGTACTAAGACTCACtatctcagggcaagatacaaagcaCTACACAAGCTACAAAAATGAACACACTATCTTCTAACAAGTATAGcgaatagatgaattgaaatgaacaagatctcttgatcatgaagttatccttgaaccactgtgtcaagtgaccaatatcatggaaaacacatcaaCCATTGTCTCAAAATACTATCACATTGAACACATCATAGTAAAATCTCTTCACAAACTGACTATCACATTTCTACTACACCAAATCTACTTGCacatcattcacatccacttcacatcAGTCCACACACATTTCATACATCATCTCATACAACCACACATCTATATATAGAAGACCATTCATTAAAACCTAAATTAGGTTAGCTACAGACAAActatacaatattacataaattaggccaccTGAACCAATGGCAATAACACATAAtgcggtccactccaagagataaagggaacccaaaacatcacaacacatccttctaaAATGATTTCAAAGGACCGCACACACTAACAGATTCTCCAAAATCAGTATCAAACAAAATGTGTAAATGACCAGTAAAGCACACTAATCAGTCAGCCCCAAAACATCCTCCAATGTAAATACATAATGTAAATCTACACACGCCATGgcgagacccatatcaacatccaaacttaacctccaatgcatatctagaccaaaagagtatgatccaaataagataaaccaattTGGTTGGCAAGAAGCCAACACAACCAAGCATGTCGAACACATAACAACATAACTTCACATGCAAATCAAAATAGCACTAAAAATTTGAACCGGTTCACACTGCatgaaccaaatgaacatgtcctccaagccaaAATAGCTGAATCCACATATCCAAGAACCACCAAGCATTCCCCAAACTAGGTTTGACAGACAACCTGACtctcaaaaacaacaacaacatcaaccaacTTGATCATCTAAGTAACAAAGGACCTAAAAAATTGATAGTGCAATCtacatagatcataaacattatatccagaaTGGCAATCCATACTCTTCACAAACTAGAGGAATTCAAAGCATTCTTCCactaggacattaaatactctttcttgcatattaaaACTTTTGCTACTGTAGCCTTCTAGAAACACCTCATACTCACTCAACATCACTAGCAGACAACAAATCAACATCTGAATACATATTTCTATACCATAACTAACAACGACACAACTGGTCATCTGCTAGAATCTCTACACTTCTACACATAATTGACCGTAACATCAATGAGAAACTCGAAACAAGCTTGACATCAATCACAATACAAATcaacataactcaagtttccaatagTTTCTTTTCTAGGAGCTTTGCATTAGTATACAATTCACAACTATGATGATGATCTTTGATAGTTGTGTTGACAATGTACAAATATAAACATCTTAATAAAGTGTAATCATAACTTTTGTGGTAAAGTGTAGTTGCAGGGATGCAATGGATTCTACATTTTGGGTTGCATTTATGATGTCAAAGTTGTATGGATTTAGATGTTGGAAGTGATGATGGATATTTTGATTGGTTATTTGATAATTGTGACTTTGGAGTTGGGTTTGTTGATTAATTGTTTTTGGATTTAGTTatttgagattgggattgaaatgAGGAGTGTAGAGATTGGATCTAGTAAAATGGGATTTATAATTGGGATTAAGCTTAGGATTGGGACCAACATTCTTCAAAGATGAGATCTAGAGGGGTTCACTACTTTACATGGACCTTGGAATCCTTTTATGTCTTAATATACATTGTACATTTATGCTTCTGAGTGCATATATAGTTTGAGATACATTATCATTTTAAGATTCATGCACATTTTGAAATGGAGGAAAATTATTATAATGGTGAAATTTTGATACGGTCCATACTATTAGTCAATTATTTTTGTCCTCATTTTGATGGATGACTTAATACAATTACATATTGATATTTATGAAACACTCTTGTCCAATATTGGGGTTATTCTCCCATGCCATTACTCATCCCTATTGACACATTTTACCACACTAAGATCCATCTCATTGATACCCATACATATTTCAATATATATCTAACAATTATAATGTGCACTATTGTGCTTCATCTTCCAAACTTTCATTACATGCATTAGATTTGTTGCTTTCTTTTTTGGCTTGGGTCAATCGCTCTATGTAAGATCAATCAAGAGtccctaaaatttaaattttggtcAACTAGCCATTTCTTTCCTACCATGAGTTAACTTATACACATTTAGCATGACTTATTGTTATGTACTTgtatttaaaaaaattcaatttgagATCAAGGGAGAACCAAACAATCATCACTCAAATAAATTGCATATCATCTTAGAAACTCTTCAATTTGAGAACAAAAAAGAATCTAAGTTTATGCCATCATTTCAGAGAACTTGTATGCTTGAAGCTTATTGTCCCAAATTTTTGTTTCAATTATAAGCTAGTGTTTCTAAGTGTGACCTAGGAGAATTTGACCCTAGCAATCATGTAGCGTTGCCAAAGTATTTTGAAATACTAGCAATCCTTGACAACTAGAAAAAGATAGAGATGAATTTGAAGATATAAACAAaatattttgaattgtatgtgtGAGATACATGATAAATTCATAAATTCATGCCCATGAAAATGACATAGACCCATAAAATCAACCCACTAAAATTAATAGAATCctttaattttgatacaaaataatATAAAGAAGATTTAGTCTTAAAATGCtcaattatttaaattatattaaaattatttatcttCATTGTTATTAAAGACAAATATATTTAGccatcatatttgattttttgacttGTAAGTTTATTTGTTGGGGAGTTGGGGGCTCTAATCATTCGCCTTTGAAAACTAAAATGAAATTATTTCTTCCGTCTTTTACTCTCTAGGGATCGTTCTTCTTTGACTCCGTGCATTTAGATAATGCTCAATTATTAAAAAACACAGGAAAAGTCGGTCATACACAAGTTTTTCAAGATTTGCCAGCTTTGATTGACTCACgtgtaaatatatttattttaattattccacTTGTTCGTTGGCTCTTTGATATAATGGAAAGTCGGTGAAGAGTGTTTCTTAAGAGAggagaaaaatgaaaaatgagtGATGTAAGAACCCACCTACTCCTCCTCATGACAGAAACTTATCTTTCAACACTCCTCAACTAATCTGTGCAGCTCAGTACTATATATAGACAGCTTAAGTGCAAGCTGAAATCCACACCAGTCTCCCTAGATCATATAGTGAGGCACCTTTTCTACCTAATTTAGAGCCCAGCTTTCTTCAACCATTTGTGATATATATTGCACAATGGCAATCTGGAATGGTAAAGTTTTGAATTTGTGTTTTCTGTGGCTTCTGGTGTCCACAGTTCTGCTGAACGGTGCAGATTGCCATAGCTGGAAAAAGTCGAAGCTTCCAAAGCCCTGCAGGAATCTTGTTTTGTATTTCCATGATATAATCTACAATGGTAAAAATGCAGAGAATGCAACATCTGCACTTGTTGCAGCCCCTGAAGGAGCTAATCTCACCATTATGACTGGCAATAACCATTTTGGAAATCTCGCTGTATTTGATGATCCTATTACTCTTGACAATAATCTTCACTCTCCCCCAGTGGGAAGAGCTCAGGGATTTTATTTCTATGACATGAAGAATACATTCAGTTCTTGGCTTGGGTTCACATTTGTGTTGAATTCAACAGACTATAAGGGCACCATCACCTTCAATGGAGCAGACCCAATTCTGGTTAAGTACAGAGATATATCTGTTGTGGGTGGTACTGGGGATTTCTTAATGGCCAGAGGAATTGCTACCATCAACACTGATGCGTATGAGGGAGATGTTTATTTCCGGCTCAGGGTGAATATCACATTGTATGAGTGTTACTAATCAAGTTTTTAAAGTGTTTGTATGTAATAAAGTCTGATTGGGACCATCTCTGAAAAGTCGAAGCGTACTTTCGCCATCAAAATTTTCTTAAGATTGTGAAATGATGCTATTATTGTGATTTGATTTCTGTTAATGATGGACTTCTTCTGCtcttttgggtattaaatgtcTATAATAATAAGTATTCCAGTCGGTGAAATCATACTGGCAAAAATATTTGGTTATGGAATGTTTGTCGAGAATCCTTTTTATTTAAGATATAAGAACAATAAATTTTATCCAATTTCTTAGTCAATATAGAAACTATAAAACTTATATCACATAAATTtatgtaaatattaatttattttattacattTGTCAGACTTCCATGTAGATTTCAATTATATGTTGAGATATTTTATATAATGTTGATCAAATTGTTTTTATAAACAATTTTGaccaatattttttttgaaatctatACATTCTTTTATTGGGTTAGTCATTAATTTTCTGAAGTATTTAAGATTAATGTGGCataaaaaaatattgcaaataGCTTAGTAAGTCCATTCAATGAACTATTGAGCTTCTCAATGTCAATCACAATATGGAAAGTTTATACAACAATTTGATGACAATGACCTTCGAATCATGTCTTTGAAGGACTTCTTTTCATTATTAAGAATATTGTATACTTAAATGTAATGATTAAAAATAACCaaacttattttttattttgtattttgtaattaagatccattgaagatagatttgattgtAACATGCATGCACTTAAAAGAAAAAAGTGTCAACTAGTTTGGTATCTAACATACGAGTTTCCATCAATTAAATCATAGTAAATAAATTATGCATTGCAATGCATACATTTTTATTACTAATTAATCTATATAATTTCATGAGTGAACTTTTACTTGACCATGTATATCTTGAACATTAAGAGGTGAATCTATTATATACTTATTCATATTGCCCCATGCCCATTTCATGGATATGAATATGTTAGATGGTCAACAAGTATGCCCTTTAATACATTAAGTTTCTATATGAATTGAAAGCACTAGTGTTAAACACGTGCCAAGATTAAGCTTCCATTATGATTAGTGTTGTGTAGGAATAGTATTGTTACATAATATTTTAACCATATTCATGATTCTCATAATAATATTGGTGCCACTTTGAAAAGAAACTATGCTAACATGTTGCTCATCTAGAAAAATAGATCCAATATTATAAACCTTTCGCAAATTCAATTGATAATTAAGAATCGTGAACTAGATCCAAAATAAACTTTTTACTTTTTTGTAATGATGTAAGTCTTTAAATTACATTAGAGTTGAGCATAATAGGATTGTCAATCCATTTACAAGAAAAATCACAATAAATGACACATTATTGTGAAATGTTGAGCCCATTCTCTCATCCTATTATTCATCCCTATTTATGTATTATCTCATACTTAGCTCCATATCATGTATATATCCATACATATTTTGAGACATTCAACATCTGTCATGCTTAGTATTGTGCTCCATCTTATAAACATTCATGCATTGCATTATTTTAACTACTTTGTTTTCATGGCTTCATCTTGCATGTGTGAGTTCAATTAAGAGCTTGTGAATCAAACccctaaaattttaaaattcagctTCAAATTTTGGTCAACTCGTTAATTGCTTTCCTACAATGAGAAGGCTTGATACATATATAACACTATTTAttgttatatatttaaaaaaatcaatgtGCTTTCATTTAAGATCAAGAGAGTATGAAACAGTCATCAATCAAGTCATTTGCATATCATCCTAAAATCTCTCAAATTATACCACAAAAGGAATCTAAGTTTCCATTGTCCTTATACACCATATGCATGTTTGACGATTAATGTCATAAATCATTTCTTCAATTGTAAATCTACTTTTGAAGGGGTTACCTAAGACAATCCGACCCTAGAGATCATAATATCCCCCCAAAAAAATTGAATACCAACAATTCTTGACAACTAGAGACATGCACAAATGAATTAGAAGTTATAAGTGTGCAATATTCTAGATTTGTTTTATGGACTACATCATATTTTCATGCATGTTGACATGAGAAATCACCAAGATCAACACATAATAATTGACAATCTCATagtgtgcatcattactacccagttGCTATAAACAGTTAAGTCACATAGACAACCAAACAAAATCATCGAAATCCAATATatcatttaaaatttataaatgaaCGAAATCAGCTATATCGACAACTAACACACTTCTCCTAAATTACGATTTTTTTGACTTTAAAACTattacaatatttatttatttgtatggGAGTTGGTGGACTCTAATCATCCCCATCGTAGACCCCATTTGTTAAAAAAATGAGAGCGTATAAGAAGACTAAATAGTTGTTTGTTTCTTCTCTCACTCGAGCCAGAGTCTCCTACACGCAAACGCCTTGGTTGACTCACGTGTAAACTCATTTATTGGGCAGCTCTTTCATTGAGTGGAAAAAGACCAATTCGAGTGAGCACTCACCTACTCCACCCCGGGAAGCATGTTTATCAAGAATCGTTTTTTATCCAGGTTATAATAGTTAAATTTTTCTCTCTCTTATTCAATCAGTTTTATTATCTAATATAAAAGTTATTTAAGTTTACGTCATgcaaatatttatataaatataagtttttaattattattttttggtagATATCAATTACATGTTGAGATGTTCTAAATGGAATTATATTGGTCAACTTATTCTGTAAATTCTTAAAGAATTACGTTATTTAATGGTTTTTTTTTGGTCTTTAAAGTCTCTGCATTATTTTAATGAGTTAGATATTATTTTTCTAGAGCATTTTTAAATCAATGTGGgacaaaaaattattattaaataacaTAATTAAGTGTGTTAGATGAATTAATAGACCTCTCAATGATCATAATATGTGTTTTGAATCATAATATGAAACATCAATTTGATGATGGTGAGCTTTAAATCAATCATGTATTTGAAGAACTTTTTTTCATTATTAAGATTAAGATACACTTGATAGTTACTGATTGAAAATAACCAAACCTACgttttattttaatttgattttttgtcATCAAAATGTACTAAAAATAGATTTAATTGTAACCTGCATACACCTAAACTATACATGAGGAACTTAAATAGAATCTACAAGAGTGATATTAACAATACAAGCATTATTGAATGAGATATAGGAAAAGTGATAAGTTCTTTAAGTTTTAAGGTTACATTAATTTTGAGTTGgaaaattaaaaactaatttataaaaaatataattttccttaaattaatttaaaattctaGATAACAAAATATAAATAAGTTGGAGCCAAGCATTGAAGCTCCTCGGTTGGAATGCCTTCATTATTATTAAAAATTTGTGTAATATAATGTTAGTCAAGCTGGTTTTATAAATAACTTTGACCAACATTTCCTTTgaaatctataaaaaaatttaatggGTTAGCCATTAATTTCCTGAAGTATTTACAATCAATGTGGCACAAAAAATTGTGTTAACTTCTTGCTAGTCTAGAACAATAGATCTAATATTATGAACCTTTCAAAAATTAAATAGATGATTAAGAATCATTAATAATATaaactatataatttttttttacatgtaCATTGTATATTATTTAACTTAATGATCTAACTCTTTTAATTACATTAGAGTTGAACAAAataggattttaaatctatttataAGAACAAAGGTTTGTCTAAAATGACTACATCTTATTCActagttaaatccttttccattagTATAATCATTAGTAACAAGATATTATCATGAGgatttataatttaaattaaaatgtacTTTTCTTTGTAAAATATAATGGTgaaatttatttattcatatcaattCCCACTTAATTTTGGGCTTATATTGGTAGTTGACCTAATATGATTATATGTTGATAAATGACACATTCTTGTAAAATGTTAGGCCATTCTCTCATGCTATTATTCATCCCTATTTATGTATTGTCCCATACCTAATTCCATAACATGTATGTATCCACACATATTTTGAGAATTTTGACATCTATCGTGCTCACTACTATACTCCATCTTATAAACATCCGTGCATTGCATTACATTTATTACTTTGTTTTCATGGTTTGATCTTGCATGTGTGAGATCAATCAGGAGCTTACGAATCTGGCccctaaaattttaaaattcaaattgaaattttggtcaactcccaATTTCTTTCCTACAATGAGAAGACTTGATACATATATAACATTATTTATTGCTATGCATTTAAAAAAATTCAATGTGCTTTCACTTAAGATCAAGGGAGCATATAACATTCATCAATCAAATTATTTTCATTTCATCCTAGCAACACTCAAATTAGACCACAAAAGGAATCTTAAGCTTGCATTTTCCATCTAGAGCACATGCATGTTTGAAGATTTTCTTCAACTGTAAAGCTATTTTTTGTCAGGATGACCTAAGAGATTTCGACCCTAGAGATCATAATATCCCCAAATTAATTTTGAATACTAGCAATCCTTGACAACTAGAGATGAGTGAGGATGAATTAGAAGTTATAAGTGTGCAATATTCTTGATTTGATTTATGGACTACATGATAGATTCATGCATGTTGACATGACAAactattttgatttaaaaaaaaaacagtatAAAGAAGAACTTTTTAAAATCACGTTACActcatattttaaaattatattaaaactaTTAATCTTCACTTTTACTAAAATTGAATATCACATTTAAATTGTTAACTTCAATTTTAATTGATTATATAAAAAACTAATTATTATTTATATCAAATTTTACTCTAAAGtgatttatattaaattatatataggggaaaggacccagtagtcgtgcaccctaacttcacgcttctcaaaatcctacttggaaatttcgaatcactccgatttttttacagcagcttacttggcaagtcccctgcttataactaaggtttcagggccacatcatcaaatatgatgccacatcagcatgctttttgccaaggtgtccaaaacagccccaaaaaaaagtgagaccaataggcgtgcaaaagagaccccaatagttgtgcagccgatgtggcatcacctgattggttactttttacaatattagtacatttcttaacaactattggtacatttcctaacaactgttggtacatttcctaactaaaattgatattttttgtttcaaacaataggttttatttgttcaatttttggaacaaaaggtatcaacaaccctcacaacaattggaacatgctcaactactgggtcctttcccctatttaTTCAACTAGGGGAAAACACCATTCTTGCCCATGTTCCAATTGTCGTGCACTTCTTGCtcacccaaccccccaattactcgctttagaaaaactaaaaaatgataactaaaagctcATTAATATATTTCTCATGGACCAATAGTCGTCCACTTTATCCCAAGTAGTTAGAATTTTTGGACTTTAATTGGAAGAGTGGTTCAACTTTATTGGTACACATAGTGCATGAGTATTGGGACGTGCATAAGTATTGGTCATTTTTAAGGCAGTTGTAGTGCgtagttattggggcatctttaagtaggtattaggTGATagtttgaaatgaccactttttgacccttgtatGCATAGCAGACTCCATAGCGTGAatcattactacctagaagcctGAACAATAGTTATATGCAATCAAGTCACATACGAAGacaacaaaaaaaacattgaaatcTGATCTACCGTTTAAGATTTATAGATACATAAAACTAACTATAAGTCCTAAATTAATTAAGGTTTTTTCACtttacacaattaaaacttttattaTTTGTATGGGAGTTGGTGGACTCTAATCATCCCCATCGTAAGGCCCATTTATTTAAAAAATGAGAGCTTCGAAGAAGACTAAATAGTTGTTTGTTTCTTCTCTCACTCGAGCCACGAAATTTCCTGCACTAAAAGAAACAAGGACCTGTCGATCACGCGCACTTTTTTTAAAATTTGCCCGCCTTCGTTGACTCACGTGTAAACTCATTTATTGGGCGGCTCTTTCATACAATAGAAAGTGGTGGAAAAAGAACAATTTGAGTGGTGTAAGCACTCACCTGCTCCTCCCCGGAAAGAAAATTATCTTGGAAACCTCCTCGACTAATTATTTCAGCTCAGCGTTATTAGTTCTATATATAGAGCTCAAGTGCAAGCTGAAATCCACACCAGTCTCTCACAAAATAGTATAGTGAGGCAACTTCTTTGTCTAATTCAGAGCCCTGTTTTCTTCAACCATTTGTGATATATATTGCACAATGGCAATCTGGAATGGTAGAGTTTTAAACTTGTGCTTTCTGTGGCTTCTGGTGTCCATAGTTCTGCTGAACGGTGCAGATTGCCATGGCTGGAAAAAGAAGCTTCCAAAGCCCTGCAGGAATCTTGTTTTGTATTTTCATGATATAATCTACAATGGTAAAAATGCAGAGAATGCAACATCTGCACTTGTTGCAGCCCCTGAAGGAGCTAATCTCACTATTATGACTGGCAATAACCATTTTGGAAATCTTGCTGTATTTGATGATCCTATCACTTTGGATAATAATCTTCACTCTCCTCCAGTTGGAAGAGCTCAGGGATTTTATTTCTACGATATGAAGAATACATTCAGTTCTTGGCTTGGGTTCACATTTGTGTTGAATTCAACAGACTATAAGGGCACCATCACATTCAATGGAGCAGACCCAATTTTGGTGAAGTACAGAGATATATCTGTTGTGGGTGGTACTGGTGATTTCTTAATGGCCAGAGGAATTGCTACCATCAGCACTGATGCGTATGAGGGAGATGTTTATTTCCGCCTAAGGGTGAATATCACACTGTATGAATGCTACTAATCAAGTGTTTGAAGTGTTTACATGTAATA contains these protein-coding regions:
- the LOC131046982 gene encoding disease resistance response protein 206-like, whose protein sequence is MAIWNGKVLNLCFLWLLVSTVLLNGADCHSWKKSKLPKPCRNLVLYFHDIIYNGKNAENATSALVAAPEGANLTIMTGNNHFGNLAVFDDPITLDNNLHSPPVGRAQGFYFYDMKNTFSSWLGFTFVLNSTDYKGTITFNGADPILVKYRDISVVGGTGDFLMARGIATINTDAYEGDVYFRLRVNITLYECY
- the LOC131046996 gene encoding disease resistance response protein 206-like codes for the protein MAIWNGRVLNLCFLWLLVSIVLLNGADCHGWKKKLPKPCRNLVLYFHDIIYNGKNAENATSALVAAPEGANLTIMTGNNHFGNLAVFDDPITLDNNLHSPPVGRAQGFYFYDMKNTFSSWLGFTFVLNSTDYKGTITFNGADPILVKYRDISVVGGTGDFLMARGIATISTDAYEGDVYFRLRVNITLYECY